AAAATCTGGCTCTGAGCGTCCGGCATCTTCTGCATAAAACTCAACATCGTCCACAAATCGTCTAGCAAACTTCACTGCGGCCACACCACGAGCAATGATTTCCTCGGGTGTGGACCTCAGTTTGTATTGAATATGATAAGGAGAGACTCCAATTCCTGTATGAATCCGTCCTTTTTTGGCGAATTTGAGGGATTGAGCTGCTACTTCGATGTCTTTCTCCACTGCTCTGGAGAGGGCGCAAATAATCGGGTTAGACACTGCTTTGGAAATTTCCACAACGGAATTGAAATCACCCGGGCTGGAAATCGGAAATCCAGCTTCAATGATATCTACTCCCAGTTCTTCTAAAGCCTTCGCCACCACAATTTTCTCCTGGGTATTAAGTTGGCACCCTGGCACTTGCTCCCCGTCTCTCAGGGTCGTGTCAAATATCCATAGCTTCTCACTCATAATTCTTTGGGTTTTGTATTAGTTATTTTCTGGTCTCAACTGACGGACGACAGCACCTGCCTGCCACATTTCAGAATCTCTCAATTCTTTCAATTCAGCTTCCAGTTTCACTCGATAGTCTTCTTTAGAGTTTGAGTCAATTGACTTTTGGGCCTCTTGACCGGTTTTTACAGAGTTGTAAAGATCTTCAAACACAGGCTTGGTAGCATCTCTGAAAGGCTTCCACCAATCCAAAGCACCTCTTTGGGCAGTAGTAGAACAGTTAGCATACATCCAGTCCATCCCGTTTTCGGCTACTAGTGGCATCAATGACTGTGTCAATTCTTCCACTGTTTCATTGAAAGCTTCTGAAGGCGTGTGACCATTAGATCTCAACACTTCATACTGCGCTGCAAAAATACCTTGAATAGCTCCCATCAAAGTTCCTCTTTCTCCAGTCAAATCTGAAGTCACCTCACGGTAGAAATCTGTTTCGAATAGGTAACCAGATCCAACTCCAATTCCAAGAGCAACAACACGATCTTTAGCTTTGCCAGTTCCATCTTGGTAGATTGCATAAGAAGAGTTCAATCCTCTACCTTCTACAAACATTCTTCGCAAGGAAGTACCGGATCCTTTTGGTGCTACCAAGATCACATCTACATCTGCCGGAGGAATAATCCCGGTTTTTTCCTTATAAGTCACGCCGAAGCCATGAGAGAAATAAAGTGCTTTGCCTGGAGTCAGGTGTTTTTTAACTGTGGGCCAAAGGGCGATCTGACCAGCATCTGAAAGCAAAAACTGTAGGATAGTACCTTTTTCACATGCCTCTTCCAATTCGAAAAGTGTCTCACCTG
This genomic window from Algoriphagus sp. TR-M9 contains:
- the ilvC gene encoding ketol-acid reductoisomerase, translating into MKLKFGSVEENVVTREEFPLEKAREVLKDEVIAVLGYGVQGPGQALNLKDNGFNVIVGQRKNSKTWDKAVADGWVPGETLFELEEACEKGTILQFLLSDAGQIALWPTVKKHLTPGKALYFSHGFGVTYKEKTGIIPPADVDVILVAPKGSGTSLRRMFVEGRGLNSSYAIYQDGTGKAKDRVVALGIGVGSGYLFETDFYREVTSDLTGERGTLMGAIQGIFAAQYEVLRSNGHTPSEAFNETVEELTQSLMPLVAENGMDWMYANCSTTAQRGALDWWKPFRDATKPVFEDLYNSVKTGQEAQKSIDSNSKEDYRVKLEAELKELRDSEMWQAGAVVRQLRPENN